A segment of the Denticeps clupeoides chromosome 2, fDenClu1.1, whole genome shotgun sequence genome:
aagttgtcacagaccaatcagaatttgttgtttcagtCTTGTCCCGCCCCCGGTGTCCTGTCTGGGgtagacaaaggcagggcggggtatcgCAAAAACCcatggctggcatttcacacttcttgccatttgacaaagatatggaaaacagaggtgttgaaccTCCTCACAAAACAAAGGTGTagaaacgtcatggccctgcgacgtcccatcttacattaccaatggtcatgaaaataaagaaaacccattgaaagagaaggtgtgtccaaacttttggcctgtactgtacaatgaGAAATCTAGCTTATTTCTCTGAATAGAATAAAGTAATTAGTTTTGTGGTTGTCTGTCATGAAAagtaaatatgtttaattttctTCCTCTGGATAGGCAAGACCACATTTTTGTCTTTcccactttctttctttttttcttgaggGAACGTTTGTCTCTCTCCACTTACTCATTAATAAGTGAGCATTGCCATGGAGATCATCGGAATCCGACACCCTCTGTGCAGTCACCTGAGTCTCCGCCGCTCCCCAGAACAGGGACAGGGGAAGAGCAAGCACATTACAGAGCCAGTACAGAGCCCCTGCAAGGCCCTTGAGAGAGCCTTCTGAGATCATCAGCACTGAGCCACAGACTGAAGTTGGAGAGCGTCTGTGAGAagacacactttcttttttgaGCCACAGCACAACCTGAATCTAGGGCCTGGATTTGATCACTATCCTAAACTGCACCACTGGAAAAACAAGACGTGACCTTATACCTGCTCAGGTAAAACACCTCCATACTACACTTACACAATATGTACTTCTGTTTACCCTTTACTCTTCACATAAATTTGGGATGTGTGGGGCAAAAAATATGTGTTTCTGTGAATAGGAAGAGCCAGAAAAATAGCAAAGTGTGCGagaaggaaaaataataataataataattaattatccTTGCAGAAACAATAGGGCTCTTTACCTTTGGTGCTCGGTCCCTAACAAGATGCACTTGCGTGAAGAAAGAATTGAAATTATTAACAAGTAAGAGTTGATAATTACCCATGTTCAACCCATGCAAACATAGTTAAACAAACAAGCTAGTCCTTGGAGACAGAAAATGTGCAGCAAAGCCACACAGTCTCTCTTAGGTCATAAAAGTTGTAATGTATACAATAAGAATTTTGATGGTTGTATTTTGTGAGTTGCAGGTGTAAAATCCAACACAAACTACTACCACTGTGTTCGTGATTTTCATGTTGAACTCTTCATTCCTGCATGAAGACTGAACCTGTTATTAGTGAATAGAAGTTAAACAAAGCTAAATGGATCTGAATGAATGTGGTTATGAGCATGTGTTGCATGTAGAAGGCAAGGGTGTAATGTACTAATGAGCTTTGAAGGAGCTGTTCAGGAATTTCTCTGAACTTTTTAACTCACAGAAATTGAGATTAAAGCAGCCTGACATAATCCCTGCTGTCAGACAGaagttttttctgtcttttatatGAACACACGTCAAAGTCACACTTATGAAATCCTTCTTACAACCATAAATGttttgctgaaaaaaaactgagatgTTTCACTGGCTCTCTTCTGATctcatgtttttcatgttttttggaTCACTCAAACATGGCACTTTCTGAATTGTGATTCTGTTGAAACGATTGttttaaaagacatttaaaaaaacatttgatcaCACTATAAATGCTGCAAGTACATGGCATATTTACATTGTTGTTCATTGAGTGTTAAATTATGGCATATTGTTCAGTTTATAATACTGTCTGAAAAAATCACCCATTGAGTACAAAAAATGGTAATATATACATACTTTTTTGTACATATTACCATTTTTTGTACTCAATGAGTGATTTTTTCAGACAGTATTATAAACTGAACAAATtaggtccctctatagaaggagTGTATTAGGCAATGCTGCACTTGAACCTCATTTGAAAGTATTTAATAGTCTGTTTAAAACGATGGGTTTTAAACATCTTAAGTACATTAAACCCATTGTTTGAATCATGGTGGAGGATGAGGGCACCCCTACTAATGCCTCCCCTGAGACTTACAGTGCCTTCTGTTTTCCCTGATCatgcttgagatgtttctgcagcttagtgaagtccacctgtggaaaaaacaataggacatgatttggaaagccACACATCTGTATATATAAGGTCCAACAGTTGACAGTTCGTGTCAGCGCAAATCAagaatgaagtcaaaggaattgtctatAGACCTCGGAGACAGGATTGTCTGAAGGCACAAATCTGTTGAAGGTTACAGAacaatttctgctgctttgaaggtcccaatgagcagagtggcctccatcattcgTAAGTGGAAGCTACTCTGGAGAAGGACATTTGATATGTTCATAAAGTAAATTTTGACTTTCGACTGGAACGATAGGGCAGGTTTTGAAGacacaaaagagaaaaatgatgatgatgtagtACTGTAAACACACATACTGTTCCCCCACATTAAGATATTACAAAACACCACATATTTCCATAATAAGCAGGAAAAGGTCCAAGTAATAACCCTTCCTGCAGTGATAGCATGACccaatgaaaaaataatgcattcattAACAATGAATGCATGATTGCTGCAGAAGCTGCAGTCAGCGGAAAAAAGGCGTAGGAGGATGGCGCAGAGTTCGCATCCCACATCGTAGCCGGTGTGGAGGGCGGGCCTGGCATGGGCCTGGGTCAGCCTCCAGGGGGGCTGAGTGCCACAGTGTCCCCAGGACTGCAGGAGGGTCCAGCTGGGATGGGCCTGATGCAAAGGGGCTGAGCTGGGAGGAGTCCTGCGACACCGCCGTACCTCCAGCAGAGACACGAAGGAAGGAATGTAGCCAGGCAGGAATGTGATGTGGCAGGGCCTGCAAGTGCCCAGACGGCATCACCATGTGGTATTGGTCCCCAAGCGGTCCGGGAGCATCTAGTAGAGACGTGCGGTGTGTTCAGACGGCACCTCCTGTGTTCAAACAGCACCTCCCTGCTCAACATGACTATGACTGATCAAGcagaaagtatttttttataatgaatttaGTAATCAACCAAAAGAACAAAACGTTGCTAGGaaagtgtttttcctttttttctggcaTGCGCTATGCTGCTGGGTTAACCctaatttcattatttatgcAGAAACAGCAGAGACGAGTTGGACTGTCTTGAGCTCTTCTGAAGAACCTTGACATCAATGAGATTTATGGACTTCACCTCGCACTACAGTCTTTGTCACTGTGGGTAAGCTATAACTATGATGAATGGATCTATTAACAGATTTCAATAGGCTTTAAAAGTGTAGTACTTCGAACTTCGTCCACAGATGCTGTACTGACAGAGACGTGTGCCGCACCATGGCTTTAAACCACTGGACAACCTCAAGTCAGTCTTCACCCAACATCACACAGGTaggaactttttaaaaattcataaacTTCATTCAGTTATAAGCCACCTGCCACTTTATTTGGTACAAAAACCTCAGAGCTCACTTTTAAAGGTGTAGGGTTACTGGCTGTAGCCCATCTGCTGCTCTACACAGTTTACCCTGCACCCTCCATCTTATCCATCAATGAACAAAATGGGTGGAAGTCTCTATGTAACACACACAGGGTGATCCTACAGGGTAGCTGTTTCTAATAATGTGGCCAGcgatttatatacattttctatAACACGGAATGGCATTTATAAATTGCACACTACACTGTGTGAAGTTCCCGTGTGACAGTAGTGAATGCAGTGTGTCACTGCAGTGTTTTCTGCTAAAACAAAGGACTCAGTGACATTGTCCTGCCTCCAAAATGAGATTAAGCCTGCACATAAAAATAACCCTTCTGTCTATCCTTCTCTGAGCTCATACCCTGAAAAAAGTAACTGGGCTTCTTTTGAAAGAGCGTGTTGATGAACCAGGCAAGGACAATTCTGTGAATGTTCCAGATAACCATACTTGATTTTCTGGctgattttttttggatgatcaTGATAAGTATGTTCTCACAGCAAAGGACCATAagaataaagaaatgtattaaaagtgttatttgtacaattGGGGGGGAAAGGAGGTTGTTAACATCTGTAATTTTCTGAAATTATCTGAAGTTACATTTTATGTAACATTTTGTCTACATAAGATAGCAAATTTAGCTGAGTAAATAGACCTCATCAGTTCACAGATATTGTGATTATAGAACAATTAAGAGTAGATAGGTAAATGAAGTGAAAATATAACAAACTTGAGCTACCAGTTCACCAAGGACAATAGTTGATTCTTTAAATGCTAGGAGGTATTTGAAAAACTTCTCCCAGAAGACTGGCTTCTTTATAAAGTCTGACTAACTGCATGTAGTGGGACTCTGAACATacaatacacagaaaaaaatgatcattcGCTCATGTTACTGAGCATTTCTTGAAACGGCTTTTGATTATGACAAAAGCAGGCATGAAAGTAATGAGAGGCAACTGTTTGATGCCTGTTTTTATATACTTGACcctctcctgctacaaaaataataaatgtgtttcttgcattggaatCTCCCAAATTaactccatcttagtctccataaacGTCACAGAgtatgtgtccaaacttttgactggtagtgtacagaGACATTGTTTTAACTTGAGCTAATATCACATGTAATGTTAAAACAAAATAAGTGATGCAATCTCTCCCTAAGTTAGCAGTCTAATGTGATATTCAGTTTGAAATTTCTGGTTGTactttcttttcctcttttcttcaaGGCAGCCGAACGGCAATTCCTTCCCCGTCCCTCTCTGTGGGCGTCAGGAACTGGTGGTGAAAGGAGTGAAGGATGGCAGACCAGAGGTGGAGATGTGAGGAAAGGCAGTGGTGATGTTGTCCCTTCCCTAAGACGGTCTGAGAGTATTCCTGGACCCTTCCTTTCCTGTATCACTGTTACGTCAAGGCGGCTGCCTTCCCCTCCACGCTGCCCGGAATGTTGTGCCTCAAGTTGGGCTCGACTGGCAGCCCATTCCCCTTCTCCCAGTTGCCGAACACAGCAGCTACTCAAACATACTCCTCACAGCCTGGCCTCACTCACAATGTCAGAGGGACTCCCCAAAGCCCACAGCTTCACAACATCAACTCTACAACATAGGGACTGCACAGTGCCGAAACAGCAACACCACACAGAAGTGCTGCATCATCGAAGGAGCAGAGAGACAAACACAGCAACACTTCACAGCCACAGCACAGACTCACCTCAGGACAAATGTAGTGGAATGCAAATGCAGCACAGGGAAATCACTCACAAAGACTTCAGTGAGAGAAGAGCACCGAcacagcataaaaaaattattcaaacagATGGTTCTAAGTACCAATCACATTTAAGCAGAGAAACATTCGGTCAGAGAACAAAGAGTTTAaaacctacaacacacacacaaaacagagaaATCAACAGTTATAAAAGCCCAGCACAGCCACAACACAGAGAAACCCCCCAAACAGAGAATTGTAAAGACAGAACACAGCCACAGTACAGAGGAATCACAAAAACAGACATTCATAATAACAAGccacaacacagacaaaccaTTCAGACAGAGAGTTTTAAAAGCCCAGCACAGCCACAACATGGAGAAACCCCCCAAACAGAGAATTGTAAAGACAGAACACAGTCACAGCACAGAggaatcacaaaaaataacaagcCACAGCACAGACAAACCATTAAAACAGAGAGTTTTAAATGTGCAGCACAGCCACAGAAGAGAGAGTTTAGCACAGTTTTGTCTTCACCCGAACATGCCACAGTGTACAACAACCACAAACCTGCACAGTTGTCCCCATCAATATGTGTAGAAATGGTTGCACACACACCGCCACACAGTCCAACaagacacattttcttttcctgcGCCCACCTGCAGCTGCCTGCGGCCACTGCCAGTTCCCTGTTCTACCTGCCCAAACccctcattgtgtgtgtgggcgcagaggccacacacaccaccacgcTGTCCCTGCGCCTCCAAAGGCCGTGCTCATCCACGTCACCATGGAGATGGCACAGCGAGTGGGACCTTTCTGGTGCAGCAGAGCTGACAAGCAAAGATAAAAGGTTACAGAAGAGCAGTGACACCAGCAACATGGGGAAGAGTCAGGCAGCAGAGAAACGCCAGCAGGATTCGTTTAGAACACACTGTCAGTCCTGTTCAGAGCTGATGAGAACACGACAAAGATCAGGCGCAAAAACAGGCAAGAGTACTTTATGAACACACATTCAGATCATTGGCTTGCAAGAAATGTATAACAAATGCATATTATTTTGTAAGACAATTAAACAAAAGAACCATGTTTTCTAAGAGTGCAAATCTCCAGTATACACAGTCATAACACACACTGGTTCATAGTCAGATTCCTGAGTTAATTAGATCTGTTGactgtagggctgcaacaacgaatcaattgaatcgataaaaatcgattactaaaagagttcgCGTCGAATTTCCTAaccgattcgttatgtcgcacGACGCTGAgacgttttttttataaaaaaaaaaaaaaaaaaaactgtgagcgcggagcggagtgaacacactcggtctctctcgcgcacagatgctagcagagtttgccacctcatagacagcgcggagcaaaaagaaaaaaaaaaagcggaggtagaggacagatacatggcagaggcagagaaatcagtgagaaaat
Coding sequences within it:
- the LOC114782611 gene encoding uncharacterized protein LOC114782611 isoform X2, with product MALNHWTTSSQSSPNITQAAERQFLPRPSLWASGTGGERSEGWQTRGGDVRKGSGDVVPSLRRSESIPGPFLSCITVTSRRLPSPPRCPECCASSWARLAAHSPSPSCRTQQLLKHTPHSLASLTMSEGLPKAHSFTTSTLQHRDCTVPKQQHHTEVLHHRRSRETNTATLHSHSTDSPQDKCSGMQMQHREITHKDFSERRAPTQHKKIIQTDGSKYQSHLSRETFGQRTKSLKPTTHTQNREINSYKSPAQPQHRETPQTENCKDRTQPQYRGITKTDIHNNKPQHRQTIQTESFKSPAQPQHGETPQTENCKDRTQSQHRGITKNNKPQHRQTIKTESFKCAAQPQKREFSTVLSSPEHATVYNNHKPAQLSPSICVEMVAHTPPHSPTRHIFFSCAHLQLPAATASSLFYLPKPLIVCVGAEATHTTTLSLRLQRPCSSTSPWRWHSEWDLSGAAELTSKDKRLQKSSDTSNMGKSQAAEKRQQDSFRTHCQSCSELMRTRQRSGAKTAIRSVYSYVFSNPTTSTQLRSAEQQGGHELHSTTELHRTELDSGLRKQTVLILSTNGQTPLSSTKDISLQDALELFRPEFIMRSQSRLRRLQERVRERQAFQMDLLKLGDVMTQRRNCTRPHPLSDNLYKPRERTISGKEMQMRSKRIYNQLPEVTRKKEEEKKRVISETNRLRAEIFKKKLLDQILQRNSD
- the LOC114782611 gene encoding uncharacterized protein LOC114782611 isoform X1, with translation MRFMDFTSHYSLCHCGCCTDRDVCRTMALNHWTTSSQSSPNITQAAERQFLPRPSLWASGTGGERSEGWQTRGGDVRKGSGDVVPSLRRSESIPGPFLSCITVTSRRLPSPPRCPECCASSWARLAAHSPSPSCRTQQLLKHTPHSLASLTMSEGLPKAHSFTTSTLQHRDCTVPKQQHHTEVLHHRRSRETNTATLHSHSTDSPQDKCSGMQMQHREITHKDFSERRAPTQHKKIIQTDGSKYQSHLSRETFGQRTKSLKPTTHTQNREINSYKSPAQPQHRETPQTENCKDRTQPQYRGITKTDIHNNKPQHRQTIQTESFKSPAQPQHGETPQTENCKDRTQSQHRGITKNNKPQHRQTIKTESFKCAAQPQKREFSTVLSSPEHATVYNNHKPAQLSPSICVEMVAHTPPHSPTRHIFFSCAHLQLPAATASSLFYLPKPLIVCVGAEATHTTTLSLRLQRPCSSTSPWRWHSEWDLSGAAELTSKDKRLQKSSDTSNMGKSQAAEKRQQDSFRTHCQSCSELMRTRQRSGAKTAIRSVYSYVFSNPTTSTQLRSAEQQGGHELHSTTELHRTELDSGLRKQTVLILSTNGQTPLSSTKDISLQDALELFRPEFIMRSQSRLRRLQERVRERQAFQMDLLKLGDVMTQRRNCTRPHPLSDNLYKPRERTISGKEMQMRSKRIYNQLPEVTRKKEEEKKRVISETNRLRAEIFKKKLLDQILQRNSD